Proteins encoded within one genomic window of Candidatus Poribacteria bacterium:
- a CDS encoding sulfatase-like hydrolase/transferase has translation MPAKEHPNLLIIMSDEHAPMYSGPYGHPLIQTPHMDRLAEDGATFANAYCNSPLCMPSRMSFMTGRYIHKIGAWDNAAPLRPDAVTWAHLLRSVGYDVVLSGKQHFGGMDQFHGFRAQLARDLHAERQHGLTDWDNGTPPAPRPWQGLAQARPGTTEEIEVDDLAEAEALTYLRDPARQEQPWALNVSFIAPHFPLIVPQRFWDLYPLDEIDLPDIPEGHLENQHPVYQRMRRMFGCVDFPEELVRRGRAGYYGLITYLDEKIGNLLKTLEETGQSENTIVIYTSDHGEMNGEHGMWRKSNFYEASARVPLQIMFPDEMSAGRQIDEVVSLVDLTATLVDIAGAQPVHQLDGDSLLPLMQRARRDWKDFAFSEYLAHGVERPMAMVRKGRYKYNYSLGDPPELYDISEDPGEFRNLANDEAYQAICQELEAQLLAEWDPIEIEKQVRTSQKARILIDQVTEGQWRKPPNK, from the coding sequence ATGCCAGCAAAAGAACACCCCAATCTCCTGATCATCATGTCCGACGAACACGCACCGATGTACAGCGGTCCCTACGGACACCCACTTATTCAAACGCCGCACATGGACAGGCTCGCTGAAGACGGTGCCACTTTCGCAAACGCTTACTGCAATTCACCGCTCTGTATGCCGTCTCGGATGTCGTTTATGACAGGTCGGTATATCCACAAAATCGGGGCGTGGGACAACGCTGCACCCCTGCGTCCAGATGCCGTTACATGGGCTCACCTCCTACGCTCGGTAGGCTATGATGTTGTGCTTTCTGGAAAACAGCATTTCGGTGGCATGGATCAGTTCCACGGATTTCGCGCCCAACTCGCTCGGGATCTTCATGCAGAACGACAGCATGGACTTACGGATTGGGATAACGGCACACCGCCTGCACCCCGTCCATGGCAAGGTCTTGCACAGGCACGCCCGGGCACAACTGAGGAAATCGAAGTTGATGACCTCGCGGAGGCAGAGGCTTTGACATATCTCCGAGATCCGGCACGACAAGAACAACCGTGGGCACTCAATGTCTCGTTTATCGCACCGCATTTTCCACTCATCGTGCCCCAACGATTTTGGGACCTCTACCCGCTTGACGAAATTGATCTCCCAGACATTCCAGAGGGACACCTCGAAAACCAGCATCCTGTCTATCAACGGATGCGGCGTATGTTCGGTTGTGTTGATTTTCCAGAGGAACTTGTCCGTCGTGGGAGGGCGGGTTATTATGGGTTGATTACCTACCTCGACGAGAAGATTGGCAACTTGCTCAAGACGCTTGAGGAGACCGGACAGTCGGAAAATACTATTGTCATCTATACCAGCGACCACGGCGAGATGAACGGTGAGCACGGCATGTGGCGCAAGTCAAATTTCTATGAGGCATCCGCTCGCGTCCCGCTGCAGATTATGTTCCCTGACGAGATGTCTGCCGGAAGACAGATTGATGAAGTCGTTTCGCTTGTGGATTTAACGGCAACGCTTGTTGATATTGCAGGCGCGCAGCCTGTGCATCAACTTGATGGGGATAGTCTGTTGCCTTTGATGCAGCGCGCCAGAAGGGACTGGAAAGATTTCGCGTTCTCCGAATACCTCGCGCACGGGGTTGAGCGACCGATGGCGATGGTGCGGAAGGGACGGTATAAATACAACTATAGCCTCGGTGATCCACCGGAACTTTACGACATCTCCGAGGATCCGGGTGAATTTCGGAATCTCGCCAATGACGAAGCATATCAAGCGATTTGCCAAGAACTTGAGGCACAACTATTGGCAGAGTGGGATCCAATTGAGATCGAAAAGCAGGTTCGGACGAGTCAAAAAGCCCGTATCCTGATAGATCAAGTCACTGAGGGACAATGGCGAAAGCCGCCTAATAAGTGA
- a CDS encoding tetratricopeptide repeat protein: protein MAIQKKLAHYEKAIKHFSKAIERSPNFVKAYLHRGEVYRKMGKYDLAIADYTEAASLTRRPHEAYCGRGIVYVAKGEIDKAIKDFTTAIHRSRSYDWDYPEAYYHRGNAYVAKEEIALAIEDYNTAIKLEPDYAEAYVKRGIAYANIGEIDIAIEDYNSAIRRNLQFAEAYYGRGTAYAIREELDFAILDFNKAICLEPRHAGFYYSRGHVYGLKREFDRAIIDYTKAIELEPEHTGAYIDLGNAYIGKHQFDSAIVNYTKAIKLSPNNAYPYRRIGDVYSLQSDFDSALTNYNKAIELNPDEAHTYHFRGFAYFLKGNSDLALADYAKAIGLKPDYVQVYYTRARTWLYQQEWEKAREDLTTAKDKGLDISILFRKGYDSIGDFEERNDVKLPEDIAAMLTGQEQISTTPGDRQQFQPPCGVELPLFKDITAMFPEQETRPSTHQIQKTRAIDKAELNTTQPSLDPQFGLQA, encoded by the coding sequence ATGGCGATCCAGAAGAAATTGGCACACTATGAAAAGGCTATCAAACACTTTAGTAAAGCCATTGAACGAAGCCCTAATTTTGTCAAAGCATACCTCCACCGCGGGGAAGTTTACCGGAAAATGGGCAAGTATGATCTGGCGATTGCGGACTATACTGAAGCAGCAAGTCTCACTCGAAGACCTCATGAAGCATATTGCGGCCGGGGGATCGTTTATGTGGCTAAAGGTGAAATTGACAAGGCAATTAAAGATTTTACCACCGCGATACATAGGAGCCGCAGCTACGATTGGGACTATCCTGAAGCATATTACCATCGCGGCAACGCTTATGTTGCCAAAGAGGAGATCGCACTTGCAATTGAAGACTATAACACTGCGATAAAACTGGAACCGGATTACGCTGAAGCTTATGTTAAGCGCGGTATCGCTTACGCTAACATCGGTGAAATTGACATTGCTATTGAAGACTATAATAGTGCGATAAGGCGGAACCTTCAGTTTGCTGAAGCCTATTACGGTCGCGGGACTGCTTATGCAATTAGAGAGGAACTTGATTTTGCCATTTTAGACTTCAATAAGGCAATATGTCTTGAACCCCGTCACGCTGGGTTCTATTATAGTCGTGGTCACGTTTACGGTCTGAAACGCGAATTCGACAGGGCAATTATAGACTATACCAAGGCGATAGAACTTGAACCTGAACATACTGGTGCTTACATTGATCTTGGCAACGCCTACATCGGCAAACACCAGTTTGATTCGGCCATCGTGAACTACACTAAAGCGATTAAACTGTCTCCCAACAATGCCTATCCCTATCGCAGAATCGGTGATGTTTACTCTCTCCAAAGTGATTTTGACTCGGCTCTTACAAATTATAATAAGGCAATAGAACTAAATCCGGATGAGGCCCACACCTATCACTTTCGCGGTTTTGCTTATTTCCTAAAGGGTAATTCTGACCTGGCTCTTGCAGACTATGCAAAAGCAATAGGATTAAAACCCGATTATGTTCAAGTCTATTACACCCGCGCTAGGACTTGGTTATACCAACAGGAATGGGAGAAAGCACGAGAAGATCTGACAACTGCGAAAGACAAAGGGCTAGATATTTCCATCTTGTTTCGTAAAGGTTACGATAGCATAGGGGACTTTGAGGAGCGAAATGATGTCAAGTTACCGGAAGATATCGCCGCAATGTTGACAGGGCAGGAGCAAATCTCGACCACCCCCGGGGACAGACAACAATTCCAGCCTCCTTGTGGAGTTGAGCTTCCATTATTTAAGGACATCACGGCTATGTTCCCAGAACAGGAAACACGCCCTTCAACTCACCAAATACAGAAAACCCGCGCCATTGACAAAGCGGAATTAAACACTACCCAACCGTCTCTTGATCCGCAATTTGGGTTACAGGCATAA
- a CDS encoding sulfatase-like hydrolase/transferase gives MGTETRPNILLITSDQQHWNTLGCLNPEIQTPYLDTLAQQGTLFNRAYCPNPTCTPTRASIITGKYPSQHGAWSLGTKLSEDEHTVGEDFTDADYRTALVGKAHFQPLHGTEEFPSLESYPILQDLDFWRSFNEPFYGFEHVELARNHADEAHVGQHYAIWMEENGCTNWRDYFAPPTGNARGQYRKWPIPEEYHYDTWIAECTNALMEAYQQNGENFFLWASFFDPHPKYLVPEPWDTMYDPAELTVPSVTEGEHDNNPPHFQLTQQQKPDFSAWRESGKGVHGFNSHLRDRDELAKDIAVYYGMVSLMDKYIGKILAKLDELGLADNTLVVFTSDHGHFYGQHGLVAKGAFHYEDVIRVPFIVRYPGVVPAGKQSEALQTLVDLAPTFLSATGIDIPRPMTGVDQMPVWSGQAEQARDHIIVENRHEPTTVHVKTYVDDRYKLTVYYNRDYGELFDLKEDPGEIKNLWNSTEHANLKADLIMKLLFAEMGKEPLWMPRTSGA, from the coding sequence ATGGGAACTGAAACCAGACCTAATATCTTACTCATCACCAGCGATCAGCAGCATTGGAACACCTTGGGCTGCCTCAATCCAGAAATACAAACACCGTATTTAGATACATTGGCACAACAAGGGACACTCTTCAATAGAGCCTACTGTCCGAATCCTACCTGCACGCCGACGCGCGCATCTATTATCACGGGGAAGTATCCGAGTCAACACGGTGCCTGGTCCCTCGGCACAAAACTCTCCGAAGATGAACACACCGTCGGTGAAGACTTCACAGACGCAGACTACCGGACCGCTCTCGTCGGAAAAGCACATTTCCAACCACTCCACGGCACCGAGGAATTCCCGTCCCTCGAATCCTACCCGATCCTCCAAGACTTGGACTTTTGGCGGAGTTTTAACGAACCCTTTTACGGGTTTGAACACGTTGAATTGGCGCGCAATCATGCCGACGAAGCACACGTCGGACAACATTATGCCATCTGGATGGAAGAGAACGGTTGCACCAATTGGCGAGATTATTTTGCGCCGCCGACAGGGAACGCCCGTGGGCAATACCGAAAGTGGCCCATCCCGGAGGAATACCATTACGATACATGGATTGCGGAATGTACCAACGCACTCATGGAAGCATATCAACAGAACGGTGAGAACTTCTTCCTCTGGGCGAGTTTCTTCGATCCGCATCCAAAATATCTTGTGCCGGAACCGTGGGATACGATGTATGATCCGGCAGAATTGACGGTGCCTTCTGTGACCGAAGGGGAGCATGATAACAATCCGCCACACTTCCAACTAACACAACAACAAAAGCCAGATTTCTCGGCTTGGCGTGAAAGTGGAAAGGGTGTACACGGCTTCAACTCCCATCTACGCGATCGAGATGAACTCGCCAAAGACATCGCTGTCTACTACGGTATGGTGAGCCTGATGGATAAATACATCGGGAAAATCTTAGCAAAACTCGACGAACTGGGGCTAGCAGATAATACACTGGTTGTGTTCACATCCGACCATGGGCATTTTTACGGACAACACGGTCTCGTTGCAAAAGGCGCGTTCCACTACGAGGATGTCATCCGAGTGCCGTTCATCGTCCGGTATCCCGGCGTTGTGCCTGCGGGGAAACAATCAGAAGCATTACAGACGTTGGTAGATTTAGCACCCACGTTCCTGAGTGCCACCGGTATCGACATCCCACGTCCGATGACGGGTGTAGATCAGATGCCGGTTTGGTCAGGACAAGCAGAACAAGCACGCGACCATATCATCGTTGAAAACCGTCATGAACCGACAACTGTACACGTCAAAACCTACGTTGACGATCGTTATAAACTGACTGTCTATTACAACCGAGACTACGGGGAGTTGTTTGACCTGAAAGAAGATCCTGGAGAAATCAAGAATCTGTGGAATTCAACTGAGCATGCGAACCTGAAGGCAGATTTGATTATGAAGTTATTATTCGCAGAGATGGGAAAGGAGCCGTTGTGGATGCCGCGGACTTCAGGAGCATAA
- a CDS encoding 5'-nucleotidase C-terminal domain-containing protein, whose amino-acid sequence MQNKEPFVPNVIGLKAHITKIIFSILLLGILTPAFSQNEETPSSKITLQLLHAADMEGGIEALENAPRFSSVLNALKTEVEDTVIIGAGDSYIPGPFFAAANNGSLREVLGREGSGRADILMLNAMGFMAGALGNHEFDAGPGTLANLIAADREYVGTAFPFLSANLDFSIDSNLASLVVEPGQEASSIPNSITKSVIITTLSGEKVGVVGMTTPQLGSLSVPGKVGIAPTDPNDMAALAAIVQESVDALTAADINKIILTGHLQQINLDEEIAMHVKDIDIIIAGGSNTLLADETDRLHPGDTADRPYPILTQSATGEPIAIVGTDGNYRYVGRLVVDFDEAGVLVPESIDAAVSGAFVTDEQGVVDTGNAEPAARVVEITEAVRNVVTAKDGNIFGQTSVYLNGNRGSIRTEETNIGNLIAEANLAAGKRVDPSVVVSLKNGGGIRAPIGVAAYGELLPPPANALVGKAIGQISQIDIENTLRFNNGLTLLTLTAAELLEVIEHTVAASGGGSTPGRFPQIAGMAFSFNTSLPEGSRVQSLVITDVDGNLMDTIAQNGELVGDADRTFRMVTITFLVDGGDDYPYANFPNTHRVDLTEVMTEEQSGGKATFADPGTEQDALAEYLAANFSETPFAIADVGPENDERIQNLEFRADSLMMPVPSENAYDIALSKGLNMISLPLMPDKPYTARSFMEKTGATTVIELDAAAQRLIGFTANSTGNGFSIEGGKGYIVNVPTPKVISFTGSAWNNTGPTAAAAPMLPSIPKTWAFVLRAQLEGISGVTLTVYNGHTRVAEAVDSNNFHATWADIDRQAVVSVGDILTIEVRDTIGDLIRTLQHKISATDIHRAFSELRLTPADLIPKRTVLLANYPNPFNPETWLPYQLANDAEVEIHIYSSAGRLVRHLDLGFQQAGYYIGKSRAAYWDGRNDLGEQLASGVYFYQLRTPDSSATRKMVIRK is encoded by the coding sequence ATGCAGAATAAGGAACCTTTCGTTCCGAATGTTATAGGGCTGAAAGCCCACATTACAAAAATAATTTTCTCAATTTTACTGTTAGGTATTCTCACACCTGCCTTCTCCCAAAACGAAGAGACCCCGTCGTCTAAAATTACACTGCAACTGCTCCACGCAGCAGACATGGAGGGCGGCATTGAAGCACTCGAAAACGCGCCTCGCTTCTCATCGGTGCTGAACGCACTCAAAACCGAGGTTGAAGATACAGTTATCATCGGTGCAGGAGATAGTTACATTCCCGGTCCATTTTTCGCAGCTGCCAATAACGGGAGCCTTCGTGAAGTCTTGGGAAGAGAAGGTTCAGGACGCGCCGATATTCTGATGCTCAACGCGATGGGTTTCATGGCAGGAGCACTCGGTAACCATGAATTTGACGCAGGCCCCGGTACACTTGCGAATTTGATTGCAGCAGATAGAGAATACGTTGGAACAGCATTCCCATTCTTGAGCGCGAACTTAGATTTTAGTATTGATAGTAATCTCGCTTCCCTTGTTGTTGAACCGGGGCAGGAGGCGAGTAGCATTCCCAATAGTATCACTAAGAGCGTAATTATCACCACACTTTCCGGCGAAAAAGTCGGTGTTGTCGGTATGACAACGCCACAACTCGGCAGCCTTTCTGTCCCTGGGAAGGTCGGAATTGCCCCGACAGATCCGAACGATATGGCAGCACTGGCAGCTATCGTTCAAGAATCCGTTGACGCATTGACAGCAGCCGACATCAATAAGATTATTCTCACCGGACATCTCCAACAAATTAACCTTGATGAAGAAATCGCAATGCACGTCAAGGATATTGACATCATCATCGCTGGCGGTTCCAACACGCTTCTCGCAGATGAAACCGACAGACTCCATCCCGGCGATACTGCAGACCGCCCTTACCCAATTCTGACGCAATCCGCAACAGGCGAACCGATTGCTATTGTAGGGACAGACGGGAATTACCGATACGTTGGACGATTAGTCGTCGATTTTGACGAAGCAGGGGTTTTAGTTCCAGAATCCATTGATGCTGCAGTCAGCGGTGCCTTCGTCACCGACGAACAAGGTGTTGTAGACACCGGTAACGCGGAACCTGCAGCACGCGTGGTCGAAATTACCGAAGCAGTACGGAACGTCGTGACGGCAAAGGACGGCAATATTTTCGGACAAACGAGTGTTTATCTGAACGGGAACCGCGGTTCTATCCGCACAGAAGAAACCAACATCGGTAACCTAATCGCCGAGGCAAACCTTGCCGCAGGGAAGCGGGTTGACCCGAGCGTAGTTGTGTCTTTGAAAAATGGCGGAGGCATCCGCGCCCCAATTGGCGTGGCTGCCTATGGAGAATTGCTCCCACCGCCTGCGAATGCCTTGGTTGGTAAAGCGATAGGTCAGATTTCACAGATTGATATCGAAAATACACTCCGGTTCAACAACGGATTGACACTTTTGACCTTAACCGCAGCGGAACTGCTTGAAGTCATCGAACACACAGTCGCTGCCTCCGGTGGCGGTTCAACCCCCGGGCGTTTCCCGCAAATCGCAGGCATGGCGTTCAGCTTTAATACTTCACTGCCAGAAGGTTCAAGGGTTCAGTCTCTTGTCATTACCGACGTAGATGGAAACTTGATGGATACAATTGCCCAGAACGGTGAATTGGTCGGAGACGCAGATCGCACTTTCCGAATGGTCACGATCACTTTCCTTGTTGACGGCGGCGATGACTATCCGTATGCTAATTTCCCGAATACGCATCGCGTTGATCTGACTGAAGTGATGACAGAGGAACAGTCGGGTGGAAAAGCGACCTTCGCTGATCCCGGTACAGAGCAAGATGCTCTTGCAGAATATCTCGCGGCGAACTTCTCCGAAACACCGTTTGCTATTGCGGATGTTGGTCCCGAAAACGATGAACGTATTCAGAATCTTGAATTCCGTGCCGACAGTCTGATGATGCCTGTGCCAAGTGAAAACGCTTATGATATAGCACTCAGCAAAGGTCTAAACATGATCAGTTTACCGCTGATGCCGGACAAACCTTACACAGCGCGTTCCTTTATGGAAAAAACCGGCGCGACCACTGTTATTGAACTCGATGCCGCTGCGCAACGGTTGATCGGATTTACAGCAAACTCAACTGGAAATGGATTCTCAATTGAAGGCGGGAAGGGTTATATTGTCAACGTCCCTACACCGAAGGTCATCAGTTTCACAGGTAGTGCATGGAACAATACAGGACCGACAGCTGCAGCGGCACCTATGTTGCCATCAATCCCGAAAACGTGGGCATTTGTTCTTCGCGCGCAGCTTGAAGGCATCAGTGGCGTTACGCTCACTGTCTATAACGGGCACACCAGAGTCGCCGAGGCGGTTGATAGTAACAATTTTCATGCTACTTGGGCAGATATAGACCGTCAGGCAGTTGTCTCTGTCGGGGACATACTGACGATCGAAGTCCGTGACACAATTGGAGATCTGATTCGCACACTCCAACACAAAATTAGTGCAACAGACATTCACCGAGCGTTCAGCGAACTGCGACTCACACCTGCTGACTTAATCCCGAAACGTACTGTATTACTTGCCAATTATCCGAACCCGTTCAACCCAGAAACGTGGTTACCGTATCAGTTGGCAAATGACGCTGAAGTCGAGATTCATATCTATTCATCAGCAGGACGACTCGTTCGGCATTTGGACCTCGGATTCCAACAGGCGGGTTATTACATCGGGAAGTCGCGTGCTGCTTATTGGGATGGTCGTAATGACTTGGGTGAACAACTCGCTTCAGGCGTTTACTTCTACCAGTTGCGTACACCTGATTCATCAGCAACACGTAAGATGGTCATCAGGAAATAG
- a CDS encoding FRG domain-containing protein, with product MDKENQNEPSTIDEILRKIEQKADTGEYLYRGEPEHYQGDPYNGKVSSKLYRDFLEREDFDVEAEHFDIEVVQEAMLSAARRFFRKTVQDFEILAEIQHYGGKTNLIDFTTDYLIALFMVCDREESLGENGRIILQEKELIDPYIAEPYEPINRVIAQKSVFVRHPDGFILPNEDDVINIPADLKILIRKHLERYHGVSAETVYNDLHGFIKNQDIHLETYVDFYTGSTEVQKGDSENGDPEEIGTL from the coding sequence ATGGACAAAGAAAACCAAAACGAGCCAAGTACGATTGATGAAATACTCCGAAAAATAGAACAAAAAGCGGACACTGGAGAATATCTTTACCGCGGTGAACCTGAACATTATCAGGGAGACCCTTATAATGGAAAGGTCTCCTCAAAACTTTATCGAGATTTCCTTGAACGTGAGGACTTTGATGTTGAAGCAGAGCACTTTGATATAGAGGTGGTTCAGGAAGCGATGTTGAGCGCGGCAAGAAGGTTTTTCCGAAAAACAGTTCAAGATTTTGAGATCCTCGCTGAAATCCAACACTACGGTGGTAAGACCAACCTCATAGATTTCACAACGGATTATCTCATTGCTCTCTTTATGGTTTGTGACCGTGAAGAGTCCCTTGGCGAAAATGGCAGGATCATCTTGCAAGAAAAAGAACTAATAGATCCCTACATCGCAGAACCTTATGAACCGATAAATCGGGTTATTGCCCAGAAGAGTGTATTTGTTAGACACCCTGATGGCTTTATTCTTCCTAACGAGGACGATGTTATCAATATTCCTGCGGACCTCAAAATACTGATACGTAAACATCTGGAGAGGTATCACGGTGTCTCCGCCGAAACGGTCTACAATGACCTGCATGGATTTATTAAAAATCAAGATATCCATTTAGAGACTTACGTAGATTTTTATACCGGATCAACCGAGGTACAAAAAGGAGATTCAGAAAATGGCGATCCAGAAGAAATTGGCACACTATGA
- a CDS encoding sulfatase: MSRSINKRPNLVYVFADQLRYQSCGYAGDTRARTPNIDRFATEGADFCNAVSGSPMCAPYRASLFTGKYASSTGMAINELRMNPNHDCFGHVLHRNGYQTSYIGKWHLWANQLGRHNDPKNSYIPPGHHRLGFDGEWSAYNFHHLYFDAYYHRDSPEKIVLPGYEPDGQTDLAIDYLQRASTGDDPFALFLSIGTPHDPWTQDNVPAADYEMFRDVDFLLPPNYRDENDPYGDTWAIMSPAERAALPEWMRVYYAMTANLDRNIGRLLQAVDALGLRDDTIFVFTSDHGEMFGAQGRRAKNIFYEEAVRVPFLVRWQRQIPEGHVSDACLNTPDIMPTLLAMMDLPIPKDVEGANLSNTAFNQPTDEPDAAFMQGMGCTAKWEDGYEWRALRTKQYTYAVHRPDRSEKLFDNIADPFQTRNLVDDLESTELRDGFRTMLKQRMDALNDTFEACTWYRDNWTEDRIILRTATLT, encoded by the coding sequence ATGTCTCGTTCAATAAATAAGCGACCGAATCTCGTCTATGTTTTTGCGGATCAACTCCGTTACCAGTCGTGTGGCTATGCTGGAGATACCCGCGCGCGCACGCCAAATATTGATCGTTTTGCTACGGAAGGTGCCGATTTCTGCAACGCTGTTTCTGGTAGTCCGATGTGCGCGCCCTATCGCGCCTCGCTTTTCACCGGCAAGTACGCCAGTAGTACCGGCATGGCAATCAATGAACTTCGCATGAATCCGAATCATGACTGTTTCGGGCATGTTTTGCATCGCAACGGTTACCAGACGAGTTACATCGGGAAATGGCATCTGTGGGCAAATCAATTGGGAAGACACAACGATCCGAAAAACTCCTACATTCCGCCCGGACACCATCGCCTCGGTTTTGATGGAGAGTGGTCGGCGTACAATTTTCATCACCTGTATTTTGACGCGTATTATCACAGGGACTCACCTGAAAAGATCGTGCTTCCGGGGTACGAACCTGATGGACAGACCGATTTAGCTATTGATTACCTGCAACGGGCATCAACAGGGGATGACCCTTTCGCGCTTTTCCTCTCAATCGGAACGCCGCACGATCCGTGGACACAAGACAACGTTCCAGCTGCTGATTACGAGATGTTCCGAGACGTTGACTTCCTGCTGCCACCAAACTATCGCGATGAGAACGATCCCTACGGCGATACGTGGGCGATTATGTCCCCCGCAGAACGTGCCGCGCTGCCTGAGTGGATGCGCGTCTATTACGCGATGACTGCGAATCTGGATCGGAATATTGGGCGGTTGCTGCAAGCCGTTGATGCCCTTGGGTTGCGCGACGATACAATTTTTGTTTTCACCTCCGATCACGGTGAGATGTTTGGTGCGCAGGGTCGCCGTGCGAAGAACATCTTTTATGAGGAAGCGGTGCGTGTTCCATTTCTGGTCCGATGGCAAAGGCAGATTCCGGAGGGACACGTCTCGGATGCATGCTTGAACACACCGGACATCATGCCGACGCTGCTGGCGATGATGGATTTGCCAATTCCGAAAGATGTTGAAGGTGCAAATTTGAGTAACACTGCCTTTAATCAACCCACTGATGAACCGGATGCAGCGTTTATGCAGGGAATGGGGTGTACCGCCAAATGGGAGGATGGTTATGAGTGGCGGGCACTCCGCACAAAGCAATATACCTACGCTGTTCATCGTCCGGACCGAAGTGAGAAACTTTTTGATAATATTGCTGACCCGTTCCAAACCCGTAATCTGGTTGATGATCTGGAATCGACTGAACTCCGAGATGGGTTCCGAACGATGTTGAAGCAGCGCATGGATGCGCTTAACGACACCTTTGAGGCGTGTACGTGGTATCGTGATAATTGGACCGAAGATCGGATTATCCTTCGTACGGCGACGTTAACCTAA
- a CDS encoding D-TA family PLP-dependent enzyme, whose translation MDKKYRIQNAETIPSPSLVVYLAQVQYNIEHAVATVGGDVSKLRPHAKTHKTAEIIAMERDAGILKHKCATLREAEMLAQNGIADILIAYQMVGPNVNRFISLQQNYPDADFKVVVDHQEAVIALSSSAARHGLTVKVMLDLDVGMNRTGIPVGDAAVDVYAQIEEADGLQPWGLHVYDGHIHDEDVAERRASCNKSLAQVEEMQDRLTAKGLEVPLIVMGGTPTFPIYANTPGVETSPGTFVFHDHGYTTRYPDLGFTPAALLLSRIISIPTPHRVTLDLGHKAIAADPDGVRGVVLNIDDAEVSMQHEEHWAINVPDSTPMHIGQEIYVCPTHICPCVALHPFYYLVDTDGYCRGTWEVTARNRSAA comes from the coding sequence ATGGATAAGAAATACCGTATTCAGAACGCTGAAACAATACCGAGTCCATCGCTGGTTGTCTATCTCGCACAAGTTCAATATAACATTGAGCATGCAGTTGCTACTGTCGGTGGGGATGTCTCAAAGCTCAGACCGCACGCGAAGACGCATAAAACCGCCGAGATTATCGCTATGGAGCGCGATGCGGGTATCCTCAAACACAAATGCGCGACGTTGCGGGAAGCAGAGATGCTGGCACAGAACGGTATAGCGGATATTCTGATTGCCTACCAGATGGTGGGTCCCAACGTCAACCGTTTTATTTCGCTGCAGCAAAATTATCCAGATGCTGATTTCAAGGTTGTTGTCGATCATCAAGAAGCAGTAATCGCGCTCTCATCATCAGCCGCGAGGCACGGCTTGACCGTCAAAGTCATGCTGGATCTGGATGTAGGAATGAACCGTACAGGGATACCGGTCGGCGATGCTGCTGTGGATGTCTACGCGCAGATTGAAGAAGCAGACGGATTGCAACCGTGGGGGTTGCACGTCTACGATGGGCATATCCACGATGAAGATGTCGCCGAACGGAGAGCATCCTGCAACAAGAGCCTTGCACAGGTGGAAGAGATGCAGGATAGACTGACTGCTAAGGGACTCGAAGTGCCGTTGATCGTGATGGGTGGCACACCGACCTTCCCCATCTATGCGAATACGCCGGGCGTTGAGACATCACCGGGAACGTTCGTTTTTCATGATCACGGCTATACAACCCGCTATCCTGATCTCGGTTTTACACCTGCAGCTTTGCTTCTGAGCCGTATCATTAGTATTCCTACGCCGCATCGGGTTACGCTTGATTTGGGGCATAAAGCCATCGCTGCGGATCCTGATGGTGTGCGCGGTGTCGTTTTGAATATTGATGATGCTGAGGTGAGCATGCAGCATGAGGAGCATTGGGCGATTAACGTTCCTGACAGCACACCGATGCACATCGGACAGGAGATTTACGTCTGCCCGACACATATCTGCCCTTGTGTTGCGC